Proteins encoded together in one Candidatus Poribacteria bacterium window:
- the ilvE gene encoding branched-chain-amino-acid transaminase: protein MLIYIDGEFLPKAEAKVSVFDHGLLYGDGVFEGIRSYNGRVFKLDEHLERLYDSAKSIMLQIPMPIETMKETVLETLRRNHLSEAYIRLVITRGVGDLGLDPDKCPQPSIIIIADKIALYPQKFYEEGLEIVTASVRKNYPEAINPRIKSLNYLNNILAKIEGKQSGAVEVLMLNADGYVAECSGDNIFWLKNEVLVTPPVHMGILEGVTRNSVIDLARDAGMRVEERVFTRHDLYIADECFLTGTAAEVIPVVKIDRRVIGNGQPGKVTEKLIAAFRQFAHSCGTPIYTTDV from the coding sequence ATGTTGATTTATATCGACGGAGAATTTTTACCAAAAGCAGAAGCCAAGGTTTCGGTGTTCGATCACGGTTTGCTCTATGGTGACGGTGTTTTTGAAGGTATCCGTTCCTATAACGGCAGAGTCTTTAAACTCGATGAACACCTTGAGCGGCTTTACGATTCTGCCAAATCAATCATGTTACAGATCCCCATGCCCATTGAAACGATGAAGGAAACGGTTCTGGAAACACTCCGTCGAAACCACCTCAGTGAAGCCTATATTCGATTGGTTATAACTCGCGGCGTAGGAGATCTCGGACTCGACCCGGATAAATGTCCACAGCCGAGCATCATTATTATTGCAGATAAAATCGCCCTCTACCCACAAAAATTCTATGAAGAGGGGTTAGAAATTGTAACCGCCTCTGTCCGAAAGAATTATCCAGAAGCCATCAACCCGCGCATTAAGTCGTTGAACTATCTAAACAATATCTTAGCCAAAATCGAGGGCAAACAGTCCGGAGCAGTAGAGGTCCTGATGCTTAACGCAGACGGTTACGTTGCTGAATGTAGTGGCGACAATATTTTCTGGCTAAAGAATGAGGTACTTGTCACGCCGCCTGTTCACATGGGAATTTTGGAAGGTGTAACCCGGAATAGCGTTATCGATCTGGCACGCGACGCTGGCATGCGTGTCGAAGAGCGGGTTTTTACACGACATGATCTTTACATTGCAGATGAATGTTTTCTCACCGGCACAGCCGCCGAGGTCATACCTGTTGTGAAAATAGATCGACGCGTCATCGGGAACGGGCAACCCGGAAAAGTGACAGAAAAGCTCATTGCAGCATTTCGGCAGTTTGCGCATAGCTGCGGCACCCCAATCTATACCACTGACGTATGA
- the bamA gene encoding outer membrane protein assembly factor BamA → METPTAHRRRLIMNAPKNVLILISLFIGLAAITAFAEETEKPVFGPQAATTTEQQVETESDTETTDTTTTTEVTGDSMLLVKKVSFSGVKTTSEDMLRTLIQTQIGQEISEELLTQDLKSLFKDTGFFSELTVDVTPVEEGGLEVTYKVVESPKISGINIIGNENLSTGKLKDEITLRPSEIYSDRRRWESERALQKLYHEKGYYLVGVQTHLGDRDEEANTVQVTFEINEGPRVRIEEINFIGSTQVSENTLRKKLKTRTGKHFDQMLFEEEDLSLNLRNYYQDRGFAQVKIIGYEKRFTEDKTGLMLDITVDEGPEFIIGTYTLEVEAGAKELFSEKKIRGMLDPAEGEVFNRAAFDESIANLQQAYLDKGYLLSEVMPTPTFNETEGVVDITLKINEGDVIVIDKVIITGLEKTQEHVVKRELDFLDIKADELLDVKALRKARQRLFQMGSFIRAVDFVPSDTSEEKRKELRVNIAETPRTGMLSLGGGYGSEGGIFGVAEVGQNNFRGRAYRVHLKGELGTRDHHTAELSFGTPWILGTPTRLNARLYDNRRFRRYYGTIGALYNRRSLGSNSPYGLYDRYIWARRGASLTLGRPIAHDIDLSVRFRNEHVESHNPDRELYNRSTRSILFSVGRDTRDYRTSLFDPTAGSFNTLSYEYSGGILGADNKFQKYYADSSLFYSGWWNHVIAVHARAGLMRSESTDAYFLFYERFFLGGVDSIRGYDDWEIYPDPDETGFINPYGGDKVFFANFEYRVPISQQLTAALFLDIGQVWDESTTNVFSEINMKRGLGLEARFTMLGMLVRLGWGYGLDRISGEPAGKFHFTVGPGF, encoded by the coding sequence ATGGAAACGCCTACAGCACATAGGAGGAGATTGATCATGAATGCACCCAAAAACGTTCTTATTCTCATAAGTCTATTCATCGGACTCGCAGCAATCACAGCGTTTGCAGAAGAAACGGAAAAACCCGTATTTGGTCCCCAAGCAGCCACTACCACCGAACAGCAGGTGGAAACTGAATCTGATACAGAAACAACAGATACAACCACTACGACCGAAGTAACTGGTGATTCGATGCTTCTCGTCAAGAAAGTCTCTTTTTCAGGCGTGAAAACCACTTCCGAAGATATGCTGCGCACCCTTATTCAGACACAGATTGGGCAGGAAATCTCTGAAGAACTCCTCACACAGGACCTGAAAAGCCTCTTTAAAGACACAGGCTTCTTCTCTGAACTCACAGTAGATGTAACACCCGTTGAAGAGGGTGGATTGGAAGTCACTTACAAGGTCGTCGAAAGTCCTAAAATTTCTGGAATTAACATTATTGGAAACGAAAATTTGAGTACCGGCAAACTTAAGGATGAAATTACACTCCGCCCCTCAGAAATTTATAGTGATCGGCGCCGGTGGGAAAGCGAACGCGCTTTACAGAAACTTTACCACGAAAAAGGATACTATCTTGTCGGCGTTCAAACCCACCTTGGCGATCGGGATGAAGAGGCGAATACTGTCCAAGTCACGTTTGAGATAAACGAAGGACCGAGAGTGCGAATTGAGGAAATCAACTTCATTGGAAGCACACAAGTCTCGGAGAATACACTCCGGAAAAAACTCAAAACCCGCACCGGTAAACACTTCGATCAGATGCTGTTTGAGGAAGAAGACTTATCCCTGAACCTCCGAAATTACTATCAGGACCGCGGCTTCGCACAAGTGAAGATCATCGGCTACGAAAAACGGTTCACAGAAGACAAAACCGGCTTAATGCTTGACATTACTGTTGATGAAGGTCCCGAATTCATTATTGGAACATATACCCTTGAGGTGGAAGCCGGTGCTAAGGAACTCTTTTCTGAAAAGAAGATACGTGGGATGCTCGACCCTGCGGAAGGCGAGGTTTTTAACCGCGCGGCTTTTGACGAATCCATCGCAAATTTACAGCAGGCTTATCTCGACAAAGGCTACCTCCTTTCAGAAGTGATGCCGACGCCTACGTTCAATGAAACGGAAGGCGTGGTTGACATTACCTTGAAGATCAACGAAGGAGATGTCATCGTTATTGACAAGGTCATCATTACTGGATTAGAAAAAACACAGGAACACGTCGTTAAACGTGAGTTGGATTTCTTGGACATCAAGGCTGATGAGTTATTAGATGTCAAAGCCCTGCGCAAAGCACGGCAACGTCTATTCCAGATGGGTTCCTTCATTCGTGCCGTTGACTTTGTCCCAAGTGATACCTCTGAAGAGAAACGAAAGGAGTTAAGAGTCAATATCGCGGAAACGCCACGAACAGGGATGTTAAGTCTCGGCGGTGGATACGGCAGCGAAGGCGGTATCTTCGGTGTTGCGGAGGTTGGACAGAACAACTTTCGCGGACGCGCGTATCGGGTGCATCTAAAAGGCGAGTTAGGCACAAGAGATCACCATACCGCTGAACTCAGTTTTGGAACCCCGTGGATTTTGGGTACCCCCACTCGGCTTAACGCCAGACTTTACGACAATCGACGCTTTCGTCGTTACTATGGAACGATCGGCGCTCTCTACAACCGTCGTAGTCTGGGAAGTAACTCCCCATACGGTCTATACGACCGGTACATTTGGGCGAGACGCGGGGCCTCACTCACCCTCGGCAGACCCATTGCCCACGACATTGATTTGTCCGTCCGTTTTCGGAATGAACACGTAGAATCACATAACCCCGATCGAGAGTTATACAATCGCTCCACACGGAGTATCCTGTTTTCCGTTGGACGAGATACCCGCGATTATCGAACTTCTCTGTTTGACCCAACAGCCGGTTCATTTAATACACTCTCCTATGAATACTCAGGCGGTATTCTTGGAGCGGACAACAAATTCCAGAAATATTATGCGGACTCGAGCTTGTTCTACAGTGGATGGTGGAACCACGTTATCGCCGTGCATGCTCGCGCAGGTCTCATGCGAAGTGAAAGCACCGATGCTTATTTCCTATTCTACGAAAGGTTCTTCCTCGGGGGTGTAGATAGTATCCGTGGCTACGATGATTGGGAAATCTATCCTGATCCAGATGAAACGGGCTTTATCAATCCTTACGGGGGTGATAAGGTATTCTTCGCAAACTTTGAGTATCGTGTTCCAATTTCTCAGCAGCTCACGGCAGCACTGTTTCTTGATATAGGACAGGTGTGGGATGAAAGCACTACAAACGTCTTCAGCGAAATCAATATGAAACGAGGTCTCGGTCTTGAGGCGCGGTTCACCATGCTTGGCATGTTAGTTCGGTTAGGTTGGGGGTATGGCTTGGATCGCATTAGCGGCGAACCTGCTGGCAAATTCCACTTCACGGTTGGTCCGGGATTTTAA
- a CDS encoding ABC transporter ATP-binding protein: MNSNVEPLIRIVDLHKSYYDGESELPVLQGINLEIYMSELLGIVGASGVGKSTLLHILGTLDRPTTGNVLYDEQDVFTRSDTELARFRNKEIGFVFQFHHLLPEFTALENVALAALITSSHNKSVYKEAEALLDYVGLSERLSHYPSQLSGGERQRVAIARALINQPKIVFADEPTGNLDRRSSEAVLELLWDLNAKSGQTFVIVTHNQELAQKVDRVIQLVDGKVF, encoded by the coding sequence ATGAATAGCAATGTAGAACCCCTTATCCGCATCGTAGATTTACACAAGTCCTACTATGATGGAGAATCAGAACTTCCGGTTCTTCAAGGCATCAACCTTGAAATATATATGTCAGAATTACTCGGGATCGTCGGAGCATCAGGTGTTGGGAAAAGCACGCTGCTTCACATCCTTGGAACACTTGACAGACCCACTACAGGAAACGTTCTATACGACGAACAAGACGTATTCACACGCTCCGATACAGAACTTGCTCGGTTTCGGAACAAAGAAATTGGGTTTGTATTTCAATTTCATCACTTATTACCGGAATTTACGGCACTTGAAAATGTCGCGTTGGCGGCATTAATTACATCATCACACAATAAAAGCGTATATAAAGAGGCTGAAGCATTACTCGATTATGTTGGACTCTCCGAAAGACTTTCACACTATCCGAGCCAATTGTCTGGTGGTGAAAGGCAACGCGTCGCAATCGCACGCGCATTGATCAATCAACCGAAGATTGTATTCGCTGATGAACCCACTGGCAACCTTGATCGGCGGAGTAGCGAAGCGGTCTTAGAACTGCTCTGGGATTTGAACGCTAAGTCTGGACAGACCTTTGTTATCGTAACACACAATCAAGAACTCGCTCAAAAAGTAGATCGAGTTATCCAACTCGTTGACGGAAAGGTTTTTTAG
- a CDS encoding OmpH family outer membrane protein — MKPFRLGAYPAHLTLLIIGLTVFCLSSGSIGQESFKIGVVNTQEVLEGSQKATDATELLQAASERLKTKLQQLEDEIRTLQEKKAKTELFVERAQTADLDNEIRLKQQEYQREVQIGQQALLEKEQELMEPIYNSLQELIIKVGESEDFDIILEKRLITLYVKKDYDLTQQLIGLMNEGSE, encoded by the coding sequence ATGAAACCATTTCGGTTGGGTGCTTACCCAGCACACTTAACACTCTTAATTATCGGTCTTACAGTTTTCTGCCTCAGTTCGGGCAGCATTGGACAGGAATCTTTCAAAATCGGTGTCGTAAACACACAAGAAGTTTTAGAAGGATCCCAAAAAGCGACGGATGCCACCGAACTGCTCCAAGCGGCAAGCGAACGCCTGAAAACGAAATTGCAGCAGTTAGAAGACGAGATCAGAACGCTACAAGAAAAGAAGGCGAAAACTGAACTCTTCGTCGAAAGAGCACAGACCGCGGATTTGGATAACGAAATTCGCCTCAAACAGCAGGAATACCAACGTGAGGTCCAAATCGGTCAGCAGGCATTGCTTGAAAAAGAGCAAGAGTTGATGGAGCCGATTTACAACAGCCTTCAAGAACTGATTATCAAAGTCGGTGAGTCCGAAGATTTCGACATCATCCTCGAAAAACGACTCATCACCCTTTATGTGAAAAAGGATTACGATTTGACACAACAGTTAATCGGCTTGATGAACGAAGGCTCCGAATAA
- a CDS encoding ABC transporter permease — protein MRFEWFIASRYLRSRRKQSFISIISIISIGGVALGVATVILVSAILDGVEQGLKDRFLANEAHVVLRLHDTSFFGDYQKRISQIETIDEVVAVSPVVLSQSAVFQERSNAIQDVIYIKGIDPVQEDRVTDFSKFVDGSTELQNSPYIESARLIRDETITGGIVLGGRLAARLGVIKGDVLRLIVNLAKHPVNESMLIPDLANFVVVGFYESELAVYDNNFGFIDLAAAQKMYNKKNRVNTIFVRLTDAELAPRIARQIEDKVQFSVLEGMPDARTWMEMQAPLFSALRLEKIATVIIEALIILVASFNIASTLIMTVMEKTKDVGTLRTLGASRGNVMRLFMIQGSVIGMLGTLFGTVLGLVLCWLLSYNADRPSYWYAVVLVVPIFLQVLIALRHLIPRRKGWMFAISFLWLAAIGFALYCAVTPISLADLGLSQVYQMNQLPIQVNWFFVVFINILSFLICWLATLYPAWQAANLKPVEALQHE, from the coding sequence ATGAGATTTGAATGGTTCATCGCCTCCCGCTATCTACGCTCACGGCGCAAACAGTCCTTTATTTCAATTATCAGTATTATTTCCATTGGAGGGGTGGCACTCGGGGTCGCAACAGTAATACTCGTAAGTGCGATATTAGATGGGGTTGAACAGGGACTCAAGGATAGATTCCTCGCAAATGAGGCGCACGTTGTCTTGCGGTTGCACGATACTAGTTTCTTTGGGGATTACCAAAAACGCATTTCCCAAATTGAGACAATCGATGAAGTCGTCGCGGTATCACCAGTCGTTTTGTCACAAAGTGCTGTTTTTCAGGAACGCAGCAATGCCATTCAAGACGTAATTTACATCAAAGGCATTGATCCTGTTCAGGAAGACCGAGTCACCGACTTCTCAAAATTCGTGGACGGCTCCACCGAGTTACAAAACTCGCCGTATATTGAGAGTGCCCGACTTATTAGAGATGAAACCATCACAGGTGGGATTGTGCTCGGAGGACGTTTAGCCGCTCGTCTCGGGGTCATTAAAGGTGACGTGCTACGCCTTATCGTGAACCTGGCAAAACATCCTGTAAACGAGTCGATGCTCATACCGGACTTGGCGAACTTCGTTGTGGTTGGATTCTATGAGTCTGAATTGGCGGTTTATGACAACAACTTCGGGTTTATTGATCTGGCAGCCGCTCAAAAGATGTATAACAAAAAGAATAGAGTAAACACGATCTTCGTTCGGTTAACCGATGCGGAATTAGCACCTCGGATCGCCAGACAGATTGAGGATAAGGTTCAGTTCTCGGTCTTAGAAGGAATGCCGGACGCCAGAACGTGGATGGAGATGCAGGCACCCCTTTTCTCAGCACTTCGGTTGGAGAAAATAGCAACTGTCATTATTGAAGCACTTATCATCTTGGTCGCATCCTTCAATATCGCAAGCACACTCATCATGACCGTCATGGAAAAGACGAAAGATGTTGGGACCCTGCGAACACTCGGTGCGTCACGCGGAAACGTTATGAGACTTTTTATGATACAAGGGAGTGTCATTGGGATGCTTGGAACGTTATTCGGCACGGTTTTGGGACTTGTTCTTTGCTGGCTTTTGAGTTATAACGCAGACCGTCCCTCTTACTGGTATGCCGTTGTACTCGTTGTCCCAATTTTCCTACAAGTACTAATTGCGCTGAGGCACCTAATACCACGCCGTAAGGGATGGATGTTCGCAATTAGTTTTTTATGGCTTGCGGCGATCGGGTTCGCGCTCTACTGTGCTGTCACACCCATTTCGCTGGCGGATCTCGGACTGAGTCAAGTCTATCAGATGAATCAACTACCGATACAGGTGAATTGGTTTTTCGTTGTTTTCATCAATATACTTTCATTTTTAATCTGTTGGCTTGCAACACTCTATCCGGCATGGCAAGCGGCAAACTTAAAACCGGTTGAAGCCTTACAACATGAATAG